Proteins encoded by one window of Pradoshia eiseniae:
- a CDS encoding metallophosphoesterase family protein, with the protein MKALIVSDSHGLYDELHTLYARHKDEVDIFIHCGDSELSQEDEVIKPYATVQGNCDFGDDFPAESVISFDTWSIFVTHGHLFNVKSTLLNVSLKAREVGADIVCFGHSHIAGAEKIDDCLFINPGSIRLPKGSKYKTYAILEKRGKKAIVDFYTLEGDNLPDWSLKTTLS; encoded by the coding sequence ATGAAAGCATTGATTGTCAGTGACAGCCATGGGCTCTATGATGAATTGCATACGTTATATGCCCGCCATAAGGATGAAGTAGACATCTTCATCCATTGTGGCGACTCTGAGCTGTCACAGGAGGATGAGGTCATCAAGCCCTATGCCACGGTCCAAGGAAACTGCGACTTCGGCGATGATTTCCCGGCTGAAAGTGTCATCAGCTTTGATACATGGTCCATATTCGTCACACACGGGCATCTGTTCAATGTTAAATCTACCCTGCTGAATGTAAGCCTTAAGGCAAGAGAAGTGGGAGCTGACATCGTCTGCTTCGGTCATTCTCATATCGCCGGTGCCGAAAAGATTGATGACTGCCTTTTCATTAACCCTGGCAGTATCCGTCTTCCAAAAGGCAGCAAGTACAAAACATATGCCATCCTCGAGAAACGAGGGAAGAAGGCAATCGTTGATTTCTACACACTTGAAGGGGATAATTTACCAGACTGGAGTTTAAAAACAACCCTTTCCTAA
- a CDS encoding GerMN domain-containing protein, which produces MPKRTKTALAATLLVTSALASGCGMLDFQKKEEIDPPQDIAYLEDSSETEVAVNVETETGDGTVEGTEEEAVEEEEKGKAEESGEKTGTNQTEVYLIDANGYVVPQTLTLPNAENEAKQALEYMVTNGPVSEILPNGFKAVLPVDTTINSVEIKDGVATVDFSKEFKEYKAEEEASILEAITWTLTQFDGVKNVKLQIEGTALNEMPVNKTVIPSNASRNMGINTDTSESSDIMNTRPVTVYFMAGDTDNYYYVPVTKRVSNSEGDVEAVLASLIKGPGYSTPLVSEFRPDTELLDKPGIKDGVVSLNFNESIYSSFDGEEKIVSEHLLNELVLSLTEQKGIDKVDVQVNGKYDLMKEDGKKLTEPVSRPESLNTGKY; this is translated from the coding sequence ATGCCTAAACGAACAAAAACAGCATTAGCGGCGACGTTGCTGGTGACGAGCGCATTGGCATCAGGGTGCGGGATGCTTGATTTTCAAAAGAAGGAAGAAATTGACCCTCCGCAGGATATCGCATATTTAGAGGATTCCTCTGAGACAGAGGTAGCCGTCAATGTGGAAACGGAAACCGGGGATGGAACGGTGGAAGGAACTGAAGAAGAAGCAGTAGAGGAAGAGGAGAAAGGAAAAGCCGAGGAAAGCGGCGAGAAGACGGGCACAAACCAAACTGAGGTATACCTGATTGATGCGAATGGCTATGTCGTTCCACAGACGCTGACCCTACCAAATGCAGAAAATGAGGCAAAGCAAGCGCTCGAATACATGGTCACCAATGGTCCTGTTAGCGAGATTCTCCCGAATGGATTCAAGGCCGTCTTGCCGGTTGACACAACCATTAACAGCGTGGAGATTAAGGACGGCGTAGCGACAGTCGACTTCTCGAAGGAATTTAAGGAATATAAGGCAGAAGAAGAGGCCAGTATCTTAGAGGCTATCACATGGACATTGACCCAATTTGACGGTGTAAAGAATGTGAAACTGCAGATTGAGGGCACTGCCCTAAATGAAATGCCGGTCAACAAAACGGTCATTCCAAGTAATGCTTCACGAAATATGGGGATTAATACAGATACCTCCGAATCAAGTGATATCATGAACACGCGCCCTGTAACCGTCTACTTTATGGCAGGCGATACAGATAACTACTATTATGTGCCGGTGACAAAACGGGTCAGCAATTCGGAAGGGGATGTAGAGGCCGTCCTTGCGAGCCTGATCAAGGGACCAGGCTACTCTACGCCACTTGTAAGCGAGTTCAGGCCAGATACAGAGCTGTTGGATAAACCAGGCATTAAGGATGGAGTAGTCAGCTTGAACTTCAATGAGTCCATCTATTCTAGCTTTGATGGGGAAGAGAAGATTGTATCAGAGCATCTGCTAAATGAACTCGTCTTGTCCTTGACTGAGCAAAAAGGTATCGATAAGGTGGATGTGCAAGTGAACGGGAAATATGACTTGATGAAGGAGGACGGCAAGAAATTAACGGAGCCGGTCTCTCGTCCGGAAAGCTTGAACACGGGTAAATATTAA
- a CDS encoding acyl-CoA thioesterase, producing MGKIGYITDMKEWMEGFSFRYPIKVRFSETDMFGHLNNTVPFTYFEQARIEYFKSLGFMQDWVDTKNETIPVVADLQCDYLRQVFFDENITIMVKAASVGNSSVDIHYLGMREDGTPCFVGRGTVVQISRNTGKPVAWTDEMKELFQRSPASAEKA from the coding sequence ATGGGCAAGATTGGTTATATTACGGATATGAAAGAATGGATGGAGGGCTTCTCCTTCCGCTATCCAATTAAGGTCAGATTTTCTGAAACAGATATGTTCGGCCACCTGAATAACACTGTTCCATTCACGTACTTCGAACAAGCAAGGATTGAATATTTTAAAAGCTTGGGATTCATGCAGGATTGGGTGGACACAAAGAATGAAACCATACCTGTTGTTGCTGATCTGCAATGTGATTACTTACGTCAAGTTTTCTTTGATGAGAATATTACTATCATGGTGAAAGCAGCTTCTGTCGGCAATTCCTCTGTTGATATACATTATTTAGGGATGAGAGAAGATGGGACTCCGTGCTTTGTCGGACGCGGGACCGTCGTTCAAATCTCAAGAAATACAGGTAAACCTGTCGCTTGGACGGATGAGATGAAGGAATTGTTTCAGCGATCTCCGGCCAGTGCGGAAAAAGCTTGA
- the racE gene encoding glutamate racemase → MDRQNPIGLIDSGVGGLTVLKEFIRQLPNENLIYLGDTARCPYGPRPMEEVRKYTWEMANFLLEHNIKMLIIACNTATAAVLEEMREKLPIPVLGVIQPGARAAIDVSKNRNIGIIGTAGTIKSKAYNKALLSIHPKVHLESLACPKFVPLVESGEWNSSIAKKIVAETLKPLKNRSMDTLILGCTHYPLLKEPISNYMGSYVTVISSGEETAREASVLLEHSGMLNMANDHPSYRFYTTGSRRIFKSIAYSWLGETVETVEHAKLESLIE, encoded by the coding sequence GTGGACAGACAGAACCCAATCGGTCTTATTGACTCGGGGGTTGGCGGTTTAACGGTACTGAAGGAGTTTATCCGGCAGCTCCCTAATGAAAACTTAATCTACTTGGGAGATACGGCCAGATGTCCGTATGGGCCGCGCCCGATGGAGGAAGTTCGAAAATATACGTGGGAAATGGCTAATTTCCTGCTTGAGCATAATATCAAAATGCTTATCATAGCTTGCAATACAGCGACTGCTGCCGTGTTGGAGGAGATGAGGGAGAAGCTTCCGATACCTGTCCTCGGAGTCATCCAGCCGGGTGCCCGTGCAGCCATTGATGTCTCTAAAAATAGAAATATCGGTATCATTGGCACAGCAGGCACGATCAAAAGCAAGGCTTATAATAAAGCTTTATTAAGCATACATCCGAAAGTGCATCTCGAATCTTTGGCCTGCCCCAAATTTGTCCCGTTAGTTGAGAGCGGGGAGTGGAACAGTTCAATAGCGAAGAAGATTGTCGCGGAAACGCTGAAGCCGCTTAAGAACCGCAGCATGGATACATTGATTCTCGGATGCACCCATTATCCATTATTGAAGGAGCCTATTTCTAATTATATGGGCTCCTATGTCACGGTCATCTCATCGGGTGAGGAAACAGCCAGGGAAGCGAGCGTGCTGCTTGAGCATTCCGGAATGTTGAACATGGCTAATGACCATCCTTCCTACCGTTTTTATACGACAGGATCAAGAAGAATTTTTAAATCCATTGCTTATTCATGGCTCGGGGAAACGGTCGAGACTGTCGAGCATGCCAAGCTTGAATCATTAATTGAATAG
- the rph gene encoding ribonuclease PH — MRFDGRNIEELRPVHIETNYIKHPEGSVLISVGDTKVICTASVDDRVPPFMRGEGKGWITAEYSMLPRATEQRTMRESTKGKVTGRTMEIQRLIGRALRAVVDLEALGEKTIWIDCDVIQADGGTRTASITGAFVAMALALHKLQEAGKITSFPVKSYLAATSVGIIEEFGAVLDLNYHEDSRALVDMNVIMTGAEEFVELQGTGEEATFTRAQLNELLDLAAAGINQLFESQKEALGPIAEKIK; from the coding sequence ATGAGATTTGATGGTCGAAATATTGAGGAGTTAAGGCCCGTACATATAGAAACGAATTATATCAAGCATCCGGAAGGCTCTGTGCTCATTTCAGTCGGTGATACGAAGGTCATTTGCACAGCGAGCGTGGATGACAGAGTACCGCCATTTATGCGCGGCGAGGGGAAAGGCTGGATTACGGCTGAGTATTCCATGCTTCCGCGCGCGACTGAGCAGCGGACAATGAGGGAATCAACGAAAGGCAAGGTAACCGGCAGAACAATGGAAATCCAGCGTTTGATCGGACGAGCTCTCCGGGCGGTTGTTGATCTTGAGGCACTAGGCGAGAAGACAATCTGGATTGATTGCGATGTTATCCAGGCTGATGGGGGCACGCGCACAGCCTCTATCACTGGAGCTTTTGTCGCTATGGCATTAGCCCTTCACAAATTGCAGGAAGCAGGCAAAATCACCTCCTTCCCGGTTAAATCTTACCTGGCAGCTACATCCGTAGGGATTATTGAGGAGTTTGGTGCCGTTCTTGACTTGAATTATCATGAGGATTCCCGTGCCCTAGTAGACATGAATGTCATCATGACAGGAGCGGAAGAGTTCGTGGAATTACAGGGAACAGGCGAGGAAGCCACCTTCACGCGTGCCCAATTAAATGAATTGCTTGATTTAGCGGCTGCAGGGATCAATCAATTATTCGAATCGCAAAAAGAAGCATTAGGGCCGATTGCTGAGAAAATCAAGTAA
- a CDS encoding helix-turn-helix domain-containing protein, with product MKENDFTHKPLLTKREREVFELLVQDKTTKEIAKDLFISEKTVRNHISNAMQKLGVKGRSQAVVELLRMGELEL from the coding sequence TTGAAGGAGAACGATTTCACTCACAAGCCTTTACTCACAAAAAGAGAAAGAGAAGTATTTGAGTTATTGGTACAGGACAAAACCACGAAAGAAATCGCCAAGGATTTATTCATTAGTGAGAAAACCGTGAGAAATCACATATCCAATGCGATGCAAAAATTGGGCGTAAAGGGCCGTTCACAAGCGGTCGTTGAACTACTTCGGATGGGTGAGCTGGAGCTGTAA
- the sdhB gene encoding succinate dehydrogenase iron-sulfur subunit: MAEQSKVLFKIQRQDNPDSEPYFEEFELPYRQNMNVISALMEIRRNPVTKDGKETSPVTWDMNCLEEVCGACSMVINGRPRQSCTALVDKLEQPIVLEPMRTFPVIRDLQVDRSRMFDSLKKVKAWIPIDGTYDLGPGPRMAEKKRQWAYELSKCMTCGVCLEACPNVNSNSNFIGPAPVSQVRLFNAHPTGAMHKAERLNALMGDGGIQDCGNSQNCVQVCPKGIPLTTSIAALNRDTNLQAFKNMFGSDQI; the protein is encoded by the coding sequence ATGGCTGAACAAAGTAAAGTACTGTTTAAGATACAGCGCCAAGACAACCCGGACTCTGAACCATATTTTGAAGAATTCGAGCTGCCTTATCGCCAGAATATGAATGTCATCTCTGCCTTAATGGAAATTCGTCGTAATCCAGTGACGAAGGACGGCAAGGAAACGAGTCCTGTCACTTGGGATATGAACTGTCTTGAGGAAGTGTGCGGAGCCTGCTCCATGGTCATCAATGGCAGACCGCGTCAATCTTGTACGGCACTAGTCGATAAACTCGAGCAGCCAATCGTGCTTGAGCCAATGCGTACATTCCCGGTCATCCGTGACCTTCAGGTAGACAGAAGCAGAATGTTCGATTCCTTGAAGAAAGTAAAAGCCTGGATTCCAATCGATGGAACATATGATTTAGGACCAGGACCTCGTATGGCAGAGAAGAAACGCCAATGGGCCTATGAATTGTCCAAATGTATGACATGCGGTGTGTGCCTTGAAGCTTGTCCGAATGTAAACAGCAACTCCAATTTCATTGGACCAGCTCCGGTATCTCAAGTTCGTTTGTTCAATGCCCATCCAACAGGTGCGATGCATAAAGCAGAGCGTCTAAATGCCCTAATGGGAGACGGAGGAATCCAGGATTGCGGTAACTCTCAAAACTGTGTTCAAGTTTGCCCGAAAGGCATTCCGTTGACAACTTCCATCGCGGCTCTAAACCGTGATACAAATTTGCAGGCTTTCAAAAACATGTTTGGAAGCGACCAGATTTAA
- the sdhA gene encoding succinate dehydrogenase flavoprotein subunit, translated as MSKGNIIVVGGGLAGLMATIKIAEVGHKVELFSVVPVKRSHSVCAQGGINGAVNTKGEGDSPWEHFDDTVYGGDFLANQPQVKAMCDAAPSIIHMFDRMGVMFNRTPEGLLDFRRFGGTQYHRTAFAGATTGQQLLYALDEQVRRYEVAGLVQKYEGWEFLGAVLDDEKVCRGIVAQNLVSSDIQAFRADAVIMATGGPGIIFGKSTNSIINTGSAAAIVYQQGATYANGEFIQIHPTAIPGDDKLRLMSESARGEGGRIWTYKDGKPWYFLEEKYPAYGNLVPRDIATREIFDVCVNQKLGINGENMVYLDLSHKDPKELDIKLGGIIEIYEKFTGDDPRKLPMKIFPAVHYSMGGLWIDMDQMTNIPGLFAAGECDYSQHGANRLGANSLLSAIYGGSVAGPSAVRYVNGLATSADSLPDSLYDNHVFEQTEKWNHILSMKGTENAYSLHKELGEWMTDNVTVVRYNDKLQETDNKIQELMERWENINIHDTAKWSNQGASFTRQLFNMLQLARVITLGALKRDESRGAHYKPDFPERNDEEFMKTTMADFVDSKSAPNIYYEDIDVSLIKPRKRDYSKSKGAN; from the coding sequence ATGAGTAAAGGGAATATAATCGTAGTCGGCGGTGGTCTAGCTGGATTGATGGCTACTATCAAAATCGCCGAAGTTGGACATAAAGTAGAACTTTTTTCAGTCGTACCCGTCAAACGCTCCCACTCCGTTTGTGCGCAAGGCGGCATTAATGGTGCGGTAAATACAAAGGGTGAAGGGGATTCACCTTGGGAACATTTTGATGATACGGTATACGGTGGTGACTTCTTGGCTAACCAGCCTCAAGTTAAAGCGATGTGTGATGCGGCACCGTCCATCATTCATATGTTCGACCGTATGGGGGTAATGTTTAACCGTACACCGGAGGGATTGCTTGATTTCAGACGCTTCGGGGGTACACAATATCATAGAACAGCATTTGCTGGGGCAACAACTGGCCAGCAATTATTATATGCATTAGATGAGCAGGTGCGCCGATATGAAGTAGCGGGTCTTGTTCAGAAATATGAAGGCTGGGAATTCCTTGGCGCCGTTCTTGACGATGAGAAGGTTTGCCGCGGAATCGTAGCCCAAAACCTTGTGTCTTCAGACATTCAAGCATTCCGTGCGGATGCCGTCATCATGGCAACAGGCGGTCCTGGAATCATTTTTGGTAAATCTACGAATTCCATCATTAACACAGGATCTGCTGCAGCGATTGTTTATCAACAGGGAGCAACCTATGCAAATGGAGAATTCATTCAGATTCACCCTACAGCTATTCCAGGAGATGATAAGCTCCGCTTGATGAGTGAGTCTGCCCGTGGTGAGGGTGGTCGTATTTGGACCTACAAAGACGGAAAACCTTGGTATTTCCTTGAAGAGAAATATCCAGCCTATGGTAATCTTGTGCCTCGGGATATCGCCACACGTGAAATCTTTGATGTGTGCGTAAACCAGAAATTAGGCATCAACGGCGAGAACATGGTTTACCTCGATCTATCTCATAAGGATCCGAAGGAATTGGATATTAAACTTGGCGGAATCATTGAAATTTATGAGAAATTCACAGGGGATGACCCACGCAAGCTTCCAATGAAAATTTTCCCGGCTGTTCACTATTCGATGGGCGGCTTATGGATAGACATGGATCAAATGACGAACATACCAGGCTTATTCGCTGCCGGCGAATGCGACTATTCTCAGCACGGAGCAAACCGCTTAGGTGCGAACTCCCTGTTATCTGCGATTTACGGCGGAAGCGTCGCGGGCCCAAGTGCGGTTCGTTATGTCAATGGACTAGCTACAAGTGCAGATTCATTGCCTGATTCCCTCTATGATAATCATGTGTTTGAACAAACAGAGAAATGGAATCACATCCTGTCTATGAAGGGTACAGAGAATGCTTATTCTCTTCACAAGGAATTAGGCGAATGGATGACGGATAATGTGACGGTTGTTCGCTATAATGATAAACTCCAAGAAACAGATAATAAGATCCAAGAGCTGATGGAAAGATGGGAAAATATCAACATTCATGATACGGCAAAATGGAGTAACCAAGGCGCATCCTTCACACGTCAGTTATTCAATATGCTGCAATTAGCCCGTGTTATTACACTGGGAGCCCTTAAACGTGATGAAAGCCGTGGAGCTCATTACAAGCCAGATTTCCCAGAGCGTAATGATGAAGAGTTCATGAAGACTACGATGGCTGACTTCGTTGACAGCAAATCTGCACCGAATATTTATTATGAAGATATAGATGTATCGTTAATCAAGCCACGGAAGCGAGACTATTCTAAGAGTAAGGGGGCCAATTAA
- a CDS encoding XTP/dITP diphosphatase, whose translation MKTVLIATKNKGKAKEFEALFAPKGIKVLTLLDIEDAIDVEETGTTFEENAILKAKAISEQMNMTVLSDDSGLVIDALDGRPGVYSARYAGPAKNDKDNYEKVLEEMKDVPDEKRTARFYCAIAMVGPEIGTITVSGTCEGYIAREPEGEYGFGYDPIFYVPEKETVMANLEPAVKNKISHRANALKALEAKLG comes from the coding sequence ATGAAAACTGTTTTAATTGCAACGAAGAATAAAGGGAAAGCGAAGGAGTTTGAAGCGCTGTTCGCCCCTAAGGGCATAAAGGTGCTGACATTGCTCGATATCGAGGATGCCATTGATGTTGAAGAAACGGGCACTACATTCGAGGAGAATGCTATCCTAAAGGCGAAAGCCATTTCTGAACAAATGAACATGACCGTCTTATCTGATGACTCAGGACTTGTCATTGATGCACTAGACGGACGCCCTGGCGTTTATTCGGCGCGCTATGCAGGACCAGCCAAGAATGATAAGGATAACTATGAGAAGGTTCTTGAAGAAATGAAAGATGTTCCAGACGAAAAACGGACAGCTAGATTTTATTGTGCGATAGCGATGGTCGGTCCTGAAATCGGCACCATCACCGTATCAGGAACATGTGAGGGCTATATTGCCCGCGAGCCAGAGGGTGAGTATGGCTTCGGCTATGACCCTATCTTCTATGTGCCGGAGAAGGAAACAGTCATGGCGAATCTTGAGCCAGCAGTGAAGAACAAAATCAGCCACAGGGCCAATGCCTTAAAAGCATTGGAGGCGAAGCTCGGATGA